From the Roseibium salinum genome, one window contains:
- a CDS encoding PAS domain-containing protein, protein MAREACLTGVEQFFDEDEIIVSKTDLKGRMTYCNDVFLRIAGYGEQECLGQPHSMIRHPHMPRCIFQLLWETIQDGREIFAYVMNRCKNGDHYWVIAHVTPSRDGDGNIVGYHSSRRVPDRGILEGTIMPLYERLLAEEQRHGNRKDGLRASMAMVKDLLSDKNMQYDEFVARLQAA, encoded by the coding sequence ATGGCACGTGAAGCATGCCTGACCGGCGTCGAGCAGTTTTTCGACGAGGACGAGATCATCGTTAGCAAGACGGATCTCAAGGGGCGCATGACCTACTGCAACGACGTTTTCCTGCGGATCGCTGGTTATGGCGAGCAGGAGTGTCTCGGCCAGCCGCACAGCATGATCCGTCATCCGCACATGCCGAGATGCATATTCCAGCTTCTTTGGGAGACCATCCAGGACGGGCGTGAAATCTTTGCCTATGTGATGAACCGCTGCAAGAACGGCGACCACTACTGGGTGATCGCGCATGTGACTCCCAGCCGTGACGGCGATGGCAACATCGTCGGCTATCACTCCAGCCGCCGCGTTCCCGACCGCGGGATACTGGAGGGGACGATCATGCCGCTTTACGAGCGGTTGCTGGCCGAGGAGCAGCGGCACGGAAACCGCAAGGATGGTCTCAGGGCGTCGATGGCAATGGTCAAGGACCTGCTGAGCGACAAGAACATGCAATATGACGAGTTTGTCGCCAGGCTCCAGGCAGCCTAG
- a CDS encoding helix-turn-helix domain-containing protein: MTAHFALDPMTGLREHGKPAVGNIRWPIDLRDTMTPRQLEIMLKLCEGKVNKQIAYELDVSTATVKVHIRNAITRLGAKNRVNAVAIVAANSAIFRNAIN; encoded by the coding sequence ATGACGGCTCATTTTGCTCTGGACCCGATGACCGGCTTGCGCGAACACGGCAAACCCGCCGTGGGCAACATCCGTTGGCCGATCGATTTGCGCGATACGATGACCCCGCGGCAGCTGGAAATCATGCTCAAGCTGTGCGAGGGAAAGGTGAACAAGCAGATTGCCTACGAACTGGATGTCTCGACGGCAACGGTGAAGGTTCACATCCGCAACGCCATTACCCGGCTCGGGGCGAAGAACCGGGTGAACGCGGTGGCCATTGTTGCCGCCAACAGCGCGATTTTCCGCAACGCGATCAACTGA
- a CDS encoding sarcosine oxidase subunit alpha encodes MTRFRVSGRGRVDHDRPISFTFDGARIEGRAGDTVASALLANGVHLMGRSFKYHRPRGPVAAGSEEPNALIGTRRGKGRFEPNTRATVQEIWNGLEASSQNKYPSLKFDVGAVNDRAYMLFSAGFYYKTFMWPKSFWDKVYEPFIRAAAGLGVSPKEEDPDTYASRYLHTDVLVIGAGPAGLAAALNAARAGLRVTLVDENSEAGGTLLSEPQAEIDGVAAWDWISGALGELETLGVRIMTRTTAIGYYHQNMVGLCQKLTDYLETPDSQMPRERLWRVRAGQVILAQGALEKPLVFDGNDRPGVMLAGAAQTYLNRYGVRVGDRAVVATCHDSAWYAAFDLADAGTKIEAIVDTRAEVPAALHAGAEARGIPVLMSHTVTGTKGRLRVSSVRVNPVQAGKVGADRTLSCDCLLMSGGWTPSLHLFSHTKGSIAWDEDMQTFLPDRKTEACQIAGAGRGLWGIEAALNDGAAMGAEAARELGKASGDVSYAVAQDRPGSGVSHTELPTDRNPGAARAFVDYQNDVTAKDLRLAVREGMRSIEHVKRYTTNGMATDQGKMSNINGLNIAASALGRKQPEVGLTTFRPPYTPTTFGAFAGYHRGSHFAMTRKTPIDSWAEENGAAFEPVSLWRRAWYFPKAGEDMHAAVSRECRATRKSVGIFDASTLGKIEIVGPDAVEFMNRMYTNPWTKLAPGRARYGLLLGDDGFIRDDGVIGRLADDRFHVTTTTGGAARVLNMMEDYLQTEWPDLKVWLTSTTEQWSTIALNGPNARKLLAPFVEGLDISDEAFPHMSVAECTVAGFPARLFRISFTGELGFEVNVPARHGRALWEKLWEAGRQYDICAYGTETMHVLRAEKGYIIIGQDTDGTVTPHDAGISWAIGKNKPDFVGKRGLERSDLKAEGRKQLVGLLTEDGKTRLEEGAQIVLDPNQPKPMKMVGHVTSSYHSDAAGQPIAMALVEGGHARMGETVFIPMTDSVIKAKVTGTVFYDPDGERLKL; translated from the coding sequence CGAGCCCAATACCCGCGCCACCGTGCAGGAAATCTGGAACGGCCTGGAAGCGAGCAGCCAGAATAAATATCCGAGCCTGAAATTCGACGTCGGGGCGGTGAACGACCGCGCCTATATGTTGTTTTCCGCCGGGTTCTACTACAAGACCTTCATGTGGCCGAAGTCCTTCTGGGACAAGGTCTATGAGCCCTTCATCCGCGCCGCGGCCGGGCTCGGCGTTTCGCCGAAGGAAGAAGATCCGGACACCTATGCATCGCGCTACCTGCACACGGATGTGCTGGTCATCGGCGCCGGTCCGGCGGGGCTGGCGGCGGCGCTCAATGCCGCCCGAGCCGGACTGCGCGTCACGCTGGTCGATGAGAATTCGGAAGCCGGGGGCACGCTGCTCAGCGAACCGCAGGCCGAAATCGACGGTGTTGCCGCCTGGGACTGGATCTCCGGCGCGCTCGGCGAACTGGAAACGCTCGGCGTGCGCATCATGACCCGCACCACGGCGATCGGTTACTATCACCAGAACATGGTCGGGCTCTGTCAGAAGCTGACGGATTATCTTGAGACACCCGACAGCCAGATGCCGCGCGAGCGGCTGTGGCGGGTGCGGGCCGGCCAAGTGATCCTCGCTCAAGGCGCGCTGGAAAAGCCGCTGGTCTTTGACGGCAACGACCGGCCGGGTGTGATGCTGGCGGGCGCCGCCCAGACCTATCTGAACCGCTACGGTGTGCGGGTTGGGGACAGGGCCGTCGTGGCCACCTGCCATGACAGCGCCTGGTATGCGGCCTTCGACCTGGCCGATGCCGGCACCAAGATCGAAGCCATTGTCGACACGCGCGCCGAAGTACCAGCGGCATTGCACGCCGGTGCAGAGGCGCGCGGTATTCCGGTGCTCATGAGCCATACCGTCACCGGTACCAAGGGACGCCTGCGCGTCAGCTCGGTGCGGGTCAACCCGGTGCAGGCCGGCAAGGTGGGAGCGGACAGGACGCTTTCCTGCGACTGCCTGCTGATGTCGGGCGGCTGGACGCCCTCCCTGCATCTCTTCTCCCATACCAAGGGGTCGATCGCCTGGGACGAGGACATGCAGACATTCCTGCCCGACCGCAAGACCGAGGCCTGCCAGATCGCCGGTGCGGGCCGCGGCCTTTGGGGGATCGAGGCAGCCCTGAACGACGGCGCGGCCATGGGGGCCGAAGCTGCCCGCGAGCTGGGCAAGGCTTCCGGCGACGTGAGCTATGCGGTAGCACAGGACCGGCCAGGCTCGGGCGTCAGCCATACGGAGCTGCCGACCGACCGCAATCCGGGCGCTGCGCGTGCCTTCGTCGACTATCAGAACGACGTAACGGCCAAGGACCTGCGCCTGGCCGTGCGCGAGGGCATGCGTTCCATCGAGCATGTCAAGCGCTACACCACCAACGGCATGGCGACCGATCAGGGCAAGATGTCCAACATCAACGGCCTGAACATCGCCGCCAGCGCCCTGGGCAGGAAGCAGCCGGAAGTGGGGCTGACCACGTTCCGCCCGCCCTACACGCCGACCACCTTCGGTGCGTTTGCCGGGTATCACCGCGGCAGCCATTTCGCGATGACCCGCAAGACGCCGATCGACAGCTGGGCCGAAGAAAACGGCGCGGCATTCGAACCGGTCAGCCTCTGGCGGCGCGCCTGGTATTTCCCCAAGGCGGGCGAGGACATGCATGCCGCGGTTTCCCGCGAATGCCGCGCCACACGGAAGTCGGTCGGCATCTTCGACGCCTCCACACTCGGCAAGATCGAGATTGTCGGGCCGGATGCGGTGGAATTCATGAACCGCATGTACACCAACCCCTGGACCAAGCTTGCGCCGGGACGGGCCCGCTACGGGCTGCTCCTGGGCGACGACGGCTTCATCCGCGACGACGGCGTGATCGGGCGGCTTGCCGATGACAGGTTCCATGTGACGACGACGACCGGCGGTGCCGCGCGCGTTCTGAACATGATGGAGGACTACCTCCAGACCGAATGGCCCGACCTGAAGGTCTGGCTGACCTCGACCACTGAGCAATGGTCCACCATTGCGCTGAACGGCCCGAACGCGCGCAAGCTGCTCGCTCCGTTCGTGGAAGGGCTGGACATCTCGGACGAAGCCTTCCCGCACATGTCCGTTGCCGAATGCACCGTTGCGGGTTTCCCGGCGCGCCTGTTCCGGATCAGCTTCACCGGCGAACTCGGTTTCGAGGTCAATGTGCCGGCCCGCCACGGTCGCGCGCTCTGGGAAAAGCTCTGGGAAGCAGGCCGGCAATATGACATCTGCGCCTATGGCACGGAGACCATGCACGTGCTGCGGGCGGAGAAGGGCTACATCATCATCGGCCAGGACACCGACGGCACGGTAACGCCGCACGATGCCGGGATCAGCTGGGCGATCGGCAAGAACAAGCCGGATTTCGTCGGCAAGCGCGGGCTTGAGCGTTCCGACCTCAAGGCCGAGGGGCGCAAGCAGCTCGTCGGTCTCCTGACCGAGGACGGCAAGACCCGGCTGGAAGAGGGCGCGCAGATCGTTCTCGATCCCAACCAACCCAAGCCGATGAAGATGGTCGGCCACGTGACCTCGTCCTACCATAGCGATGCGGCCGGTCAGCCCATCGCCATGGCACTGGTCGAGGGCGGGCACGCCCGGATGGGCGAGACTGTTTTCATTCCCATGACCGACAGTGTGATCAAGGCTAAAGTCACCGGGACCGTGTTCTACGATCCCGACGGCGAACGGCTGAAACTGTGA
- a CDS encoding sarcosine oxidase subunit gamma: MTAHIHAFTPGLLASSSAVTVTLLAPVARLSLRAREAELPALSTALGIELPTRVGARAASGTTEVLCLGPDEWQILAAEADAPGLIAACAGVYDQAPHSLTEITDREISVQIEGPKAADLLTLGCPRDIDRLSEGEGRRTLLDGSTVVLWRDGADRFRVDIWRSFAPHVLSLLETGCAELAMD, from the coding sequence ATGACGGCTCATATCCACGCATTTACTCCGGGCCTGCTTGCCAGCAGCAGCGCCGTGACGGTGACGCTTCTGGCTCCGGTCGCCCGGTTGTCGCTGCGCGCTCGCGAGGCGGAGTTGCCGGCGCTTTCGACCGCACTCGGCATCGAGCTTCCAACCAGGGTCGGCGCGCGTGCCGCTTCCGGCACGACGGAGGTTCTGTGCCTCGGTCCCGACGAGTGGCAGATCCTTGCCGCCGAGGCGGATGCGCCCGGACTGATCGCCGCCTGCGCCGGTGTCTATGATCAGGCGCCGCACAGTCTCACCGAGATTACCGATCGCGAGATCTCGGTTCAGATCGAAGGGCCGAAGGCGGCGGATCTGCTGACGCTCGGCTGTCCGCGCGATATTGACCGGCTCTCTGAGGGTGAGGGTCGCAGAACGCTGCTCGACGGATCAACCGTGGTGCTGTGGCGGGACGGCGCAGACCGGTTCCGCGTCGACATATGGCGCTCGTTCGCGCCGCATGTGCTCTCGCTCCTGGAGACCGGCTGCGCGGAACTCGCGATGGACTGA
- a CDS encoding TetR/AcrR family transcriptional regulator, whose protein sequence is MEQIVNESGWRGSPDLWLEAAYEVLLESGVDAVKIMPLAKKLKLSRTSFYWFFKDREELLEALVARWREKNTGNLIKRSEAYAETVAEAMLNVFDCWFDTALFDARFEFAVRSWALQAPEILAEVRSADQQRLDALARMLVRFGHDEAHADVRARTIYLVQIGYISMQTAEDIAVRMKRVPQYVEIFTGLAPEQRELDRFAARHAG, encoded by the coding sequence ATGGAGCAGATTGTGAACGAGAGCGGTTGGCGCGGATCTCCGGACCTTTGGCTGGAAGCGGCCTATGAAGTCCTGCTGGAATCCGGCGTCGATGCCGTCAAGATCATGCCGCTGGCAAAGAAGCTCAAACTGTCGCGGACGAGCTTCTACTGGTTCTTCAAGGACCGGGAGGAGTTGCTGGAGGCGCTCGTGGCGCGCTGGCGCGAAAAGAACACCGGCAACCTGATCAAGCGGTCGGAAGCTTATGCGGAGACGGTCGCCGAGGCGATGCTGAACGTTTTCGACTGCTGGTTCGACACCGCACTGTTCGACGCCAGGTTCGAATTCGCGGTCCGCAGCTGGGCGCTTCAGGCGCCGGAGATTCTGGCCGAGGTCCGCAGCGCCGACCAGCAGCGGCTCGATGCCCTGGCACGCATGCTCGTTCGCTTCGGCCACGACGAGGCACACGCGGATGTGCGGGCCCGCACGATCTATCTGGTCCAGATCGGCTATATCTCAATGCAGACGGCGGAAGACATCGCCGTCCGCATGAAGCGCGTTCCCCAGTATGTGGAGATCTTCACCGGCCTGGCACCCGAGCAGAGGGAACTCGACCGCTTCGCCGCCCGGCATGCCGGTTAG
- a CDS encoding helix-turn-helix domain-containing protein: MSKKLYSGHTLRQIRSDFGLSQVEFAKKIGLSTAYVNQIENNNRPVTASVLLSINRIFGTDLAAFEKNDLDRVMQDLQEIFADTQFHSSSVGKQELHELVTRAPGITQAIMDLYGSLRSFHDREAIEDDLAHMNGAGEGSASLKKSAYDDVRDYFHYMDNYVDSLDRAAEKLSYEIGLPSGASKFDCLTRWLQDRFSISVEQHPDYQDTLIRQDDYTRRISIYRAIPQSTKNFLLGSVIAELCVKDLILEEVDRAKFKTKSAESIARLALRNYFSGALLLPYDEFLRAAARCRHDIQLLSNQMDVSIETICHRLSTLQRPGANGLPFYFVKIDRAGNVVKRHSATRFQFARFGGSCPRWNVHQAFEQNSNKFTAQVAQMPDGVQYLCMATSVTKHQPDYKTGERRYALGIGCEVKYADAIVYADGLDIDQISAPEPIGVNCRICPRDNCDQRAFPAIDKEPFIDPARRGIVPYRVSPSE, translated from the coding sequence ATGAGCAAAAAACTCTATTCCGGGCATACCCTGCGGCAGATCAGATCCGATTTCGGTCTGTCGCAGGTCGAGTTTGCAAAGAAGATCGGCCTTTCGACCGCCTATGTAAACCAGATCGAGAACAACAACAGACCGGTTACCGCCTCGGTTCTCCTGTCCATCAACCGGATCTTCGGCACCGACCTGGCGGCCTTCGAGAAGAACGATCTCGACCGTGTCATGCAGGACCTGCAGGAAATCTTCGCCGACACCCAGTTCCACAGCTCGTCCGTCGGCAAGCAGGAACTGCACGAACTGGTGACCCGCGCGCCCGGCATCACCCAGGCGATCATGGATCTCTACGGGAGCCTGCGCAGCTTTCATGACCGCGAAGCCATCGAGGACGATCTGGCGCATATGAACGGCGCCGGCGAAGGCAGCGCGAGCCTGAAGAAATCCGCCTATGACGATGTCCGCGACTATTTTCACTACATGGACAACTACGTCGATTCGCTCGACCGGGCAGCCGAGAAGCTGTCCTACGAGATCGGCCTGCCGAGCGGCGCCTCCAAGTTCGACTGCCTGACTCGCTGGCTTCAGGACCGTTTCAGCATCTCCGTCGAACAGCATCCGGACTACCAGGACACGCTCATCCGCCAGGACGACTACACCCGCAGGATTTCCATCTACCGGGCCATTCCCCAGTCGACCAAGAACTTTCTGCTCGGCTCCGTGATCGCCGAATTGTGCGTGAAAGATCTGATCCTGGAAGAGGTCGACAGGGCTAAATTCAAGACCAAATCAGCCGAAAGCATCGCCAGGCTGGCGCTGCGGAATTATTTCTCCGGGGCGCTTCTCCTGCCCTACGACGAGTTTCTGCGGGCGGCGGCAAGATGCCGGCATGACATCCAGCTGCTGTCGAACCAGATGGATGTCAGCATCGAGACGATCTGCCATCGGCTGTCGACCCTGCAGCGGCCCGGGGCGAACGGCCTGCCGTTCTACTTCGTCAAGATCGACCGCGCCGGCAATGTCGTCAAACGCCATAGCGCCACGCGCTTTCAGTTTGCCCGCTTCGGCGGTTCGTGCCCGCGCTGGAACGTCCATCAGGCGTTCGAGCAGAACTCCAACAAGTTTACGGCACAGGTCGCGCAGATGCCGGACGGCGTCCAGTACCTGTGCATGGCGACGAGCGTCACCAAGCATCAGCCCGACTACAAGACCGGTGAGAGGCGATACGCGCTCGGCATCGGCTGCGAGGTGAAGTACGCGGACGCGATCGTCTATGCCGACGGCCTCGACATCGACCAGATCTCCGCGCCCGAGCCGATCGGCGTGAATTGCCGGATCTGCCCGAGAGACAATTGCGACCAGCGGGCCTTTCCGGCGATCGACAAGGAGCCGTTCATCGATCCCGCGCGGCGCGGGATCGTGCCCTACCGGGTATCCCCGTCCGAGTAG
- a CDS encoding methyl-accepting chemotaxis protein: MTRDISGLSAASDKIGEVVALITDIADRTNLLALNATIEAARAGEAGKGFAVVASEVKGLASQTAKATDEIRAQISGIQGASTQAVISIEAIGSTIAKVNEIASMIAAAVEEQSAATSEVARNIDQAAAGTSEVSESIGIISLAASDCGVAATQVLAASSELAHKGEVLRTGVDTFLAEVRKVI, translated from the coding sequence ATGACGCGGGACATCAGCGGTCTGTCGGCGGCATCGGATAAGATCGGCGAAGTCGTGGCCCTCATCACAGATATTGCCGACCGGACAAACCTCCTGGCGCTGAACGCCACGATCGAGGCCGCGCGCGCCGGCGAAGCCGGCAAGGGGTTCGCGGTTGTCGCCTCGGAGGTGAAGGGGCTGGCAAGCCAGACGGCAAAGGCGACCGACGAGATCCGTGCGCAGATTTCGGGGATCCAGGGTGCGAGTACCCAGGCCGTCATCTCCATCGAAGCCATCGGCAGCACGATCGCCAAGGTCAATGAAATTGCCTCCATGATCGCCGCCGCGGTGGAAGAGCAAAGCGCCGCCACAAGCGAAGTCGCCCGGAATATCGACCAGGCGGCAGCCGGAACCTCCGAAGTCAGCGAGAGCATCGGCATCATCAGCCTGGCTGCCAGCGATTGCGGCGTTGCCGCGACCCAGGTTCTGGCCGCGTCTTCGGAACTTGCGCACAAGGGCGAAGTTCTCAGAACGGGCGTCGATACCTTCCTGGCCGAAGTTCGCAAGGTGATCTGA
- a CDS encoding HAMP domain-containing protein — MFSNEYKSAVRKAVKVCEAVADGDFEARIVNITEKGEAGRLLHAINRLIDRSDAYIRESRASLEYVASNKYFRRIAVRGMTGAFGEASRTVNTAMDTMEHRVAEFSRVVQLFEAQMKEVVDLGRLSGNGTGGLGNDAGELDLVGQGAGHIGCRCCRTRVRECRLGCSGNGADDEFGRRDQSSGERILTHHRRCGCRSRADDAGHQRSVGGIG, encoded by the coding sequence ATGTTTTCCAACGAGTACAAATCGGCCGTCCGCAAGGCCGTCAAAGTCTGCGAGGCTGTTGCGGACGGTGATTTTGAGGCGCGTATCGTCAACATCACCGAGAAGGGTGAAGCGGGCCGGTTGCTGCATGCGATCAACCGCCTGATCGATCGTTCCGATGCCTATATCCGCGAGTCGCGGGCGTCGCTCGAATATGTGGCGTCCAACAAGTATTTCCGCCGGATTGCGGTAAGAGGCATGACCGGCGCTTTCGGCGAGGCGAGCCGGACGGTCAATACGGCCATGGATACGATGGAACACCGGGTCGCGGAATTCTCCCGTGTGGTTCAGCTCTTCGAGGCCCAGATGAAAGAAGTCGTCGATCTCGGTCGCCTCAGCGGCAACGGAACTGGAGGCCTCGGCAACGACGCTGGAGAGCTCGACCTTGTCGGGCAAGGAGCAGGCCACATCGGTTGCCGCTGCTGCAGAACACGCGTCCGCGAATGTCGGCTCGGTTGCAGCGGCAACGGAGCAGATGACGAATTCGGTCGGAGAGATCAATCATCAGGTGAGCGAATCCTCACGCATCACCGCCGGTGCGGTTGCCGAAGTCGAGCAGATGACGCGGGACATCAGCGGTCTGTCGGCGGCATCGGATAA
- a CDS encoding NADH:flavin oxidoreductase: MSNDPLLQPYQLKHLTLRNRIIMTSHEPAYPEDGMPKGRYRAYHAERARGGVAMTMTAGSAAVSRDSPPVFNNLLVYKDEVVPWVRELTDAVHEEGAAIMIQLTHLGRRTRWDKEFWLPVVSPSHSREAAHRAFPKKLEDWDIERIIKDYANAAERMKAGGMDGIELQAYGHLMDQFWSPLTNELDGPYGGSLDNRLRFAFDVMTAIRKRVGPDFIVGIRYSGDEMLEGGLSRQDGLEISRRLKESGLIDFLNVIRGHIDTDAGLTDVIPIQGMASSPHLDFAGEIRAATNFPTFHAARIPDVATARHAIASGKLDMVGMTRAHMTDPHIVRKIMENREEDIRPCVGANYCLDRIYQGGAAYCIHNAATGREESMPHDIARAKRRRKVVIVGAGPAGMEAARVAGARGHEVVVFEAASQPGGQIRLTAQSHRRKEMISIIDWRTAQCEKSGVVFRFNTWAEADTIAAETPDVVIIATGGLPHTEVLSKGDELVVSSWDIIAGDVKPGENVLVYDDAGDHAGLQAAELIANTGAKVEIMTPDRSFAPEVMAMNLVPYMRAMQKLDVTFTVTYRLEAVERDGNQLIAHIGSDYGGIAKRRPFDQVVVNHGTIPLDELYFELKPASVNHGEMSHDQLIAGVPQSVVRNPQGTFQLFRIGDAVAARNTHAAIYDALRLVKDV; the protein is encoded by the coding sequence ATGTCGAACGACCCACTCCTTCAGCCCTACCAGCTCAAACATCTGACGCTGCGCAACCGCATCATCATGACCTCCCACGAGCCGGCCTACCCGGAGGACGGCATGCCCAAGGGGCGCTACCGGGCCTACCATGCGGAGCGTGCCAGGGGCGGGGTGGCGATGACCATGACGGCCGGCTCCGCCGCCGTTTCCAGGGACAGTCCCCCTGTGTTCAACAATCTCCTGGTCTACAAGGACGAAGTGGTGCCGTGGGTCAGGGAACTGACCGACGCCGTGCACGAAGAAGGTGCGGCGATCATGATCCAGCTGACCCATCTCGGCCGCAGGACGCGCTGGGACAAGGAATTCTGGCTGCCGGTCGTCTCGCCGTCCCACAGCAGGGAGGCTGCACACCGGGCATTTCCGAAGAAGCTGGAAGACTGGGACATCGAGCGGATCATCAAGGACTACGCCAATGCTGCCGAGCGCATGAAGGCCGGCGGCATGGACGGCATCGAGCTGCAGGCCTACGGGCATCTGATGGACCAGTTCTGGTCACCGCTGACCAACGAGCTTGACGGTCCCTATGGCGGGTCACTCGACAACCGGCTGCGGTTTGCCTTCGACGTGATGACGGCGATCCGCAAGCGCGTCGGCCCGGATTTCATTGTCGGCATCCGTTATTCGGGCGACGAGATGCTGGAAGGCGGGCTTTCCAGGCAGGACGGGCTGGAGATTTCCAGGCGGCTGAAGGAAAGCGGCCTGATCGATTTCCTCAATGTGATCCGCGGGCATATCGACACCGATGCCGGGCTGACGGATGTTATCCCGATCCAGGGCATGGCCAGTTCGCCGCATCTCGATTTTGCCGGCGAAATCCGTGCCGCCACCAACTTCCCGACCTTCCACGCGGCCAGGATCCCCGACGTTGCGACGGCGCGCCATGCCATCGCCTCGGGCAAGCTGGACATGGTCGGCATGACCCGGGCCCATATGACCGATCCCCATATCGTCCGCAAGATCATGGAAAACCGGGAAGAGGACATCCGCCCCTGCGTCGGCGCCAATTACTGTCTCGACCGGATCTACCAGGGCGGGGCGGCGTACTGCATCCATAACGCGGCGACCGGCCGCGAGGAGAGCATGCCGCATGACATCGCCAGGGCCAAGAGGCGCAGGAAGGTGGTCATCGTGGGCGCCGGCCCGGCCGGAATGGAGGCCGCCCGGGTCGCGGGCGCGCGTGGCCACGAGGTGGTGGTCTTCGAGGCCGCAAGCCAGCCCGGCGGCCAGATCCGTTTGACGGCCCAGAGCCACCGGCGCAAGGAGATGATCAGCATCATCGACTGGCGCACGGCACAATGCGAGAAGTCGGGCGTCGTCTTCCGCTTCAACACCTGGGCGGAGGCCGATACCATTGCGGCGGAAACCCCGGATGTGGTCATCATCGCGACCGGCGGCCTGCCGCATACCGAGGTTCTTTCCAAAGGCGACGAACTCGTCGTCTCCTCCTGGGACATCATCGCCGGCGACGTCAAGCCGGGGGAGAACGTCCTTGTCTATGACGACGCGGGCGACCATGCGGGTCTGCAGGCCGCCGAACTGATCGCCAATACCGGTGCAAAGGTGGAGATCATGACGCCGGACCGTTCGTTCGCGCCCGAAGTCATGGCGATGAATCTGGTTCCCTACATGCGTGCCATGCAAAAGCTGGACGTCACCTTCACCGTGACCTACCGCCTTGAAGCCGTTGAAAGAGACGGCAATCAGCTGATTGCTCATATCGGCAGCGACTATGGCGGAATTGCAAAACGGCGCCCGTTCGACCAGGTCGTCGTCAATCACGGCACGATCCCGCTGGACGAGCTCTATTTCGAGCTCAAGCCCGCCTCCGTGAACCATGGCGAGATGTCCCATGATCAGCTGATCGCGGGCGTTCCCCAGTCCGTCGTGCGCAATCCGCAAGGCACGTTCCAGCTCTTCCGGATCGGCGACGCCGTTGCCGCGCGCAACACCCATGCGGCGATCTACGACGCGCTCCGGCTGGTCAAGGATGTCTAG
- a CDS encoding YbaN family protein produces the protein MLTARITTTARRTLWLLIGFLALGLGALGAVLPVLPTTPLVILAAFAFGKSSPDLQARLESTRLFGPAIADWRAHGAIAPRYKTMAIVMMAAVFAVSLGMSVAVTVLIVQAVCLTGAAVFILSRPSPQLRVERQPVVYSDGDTR, from the coding sequence ATGCTGACTGCAAGGATCACCACGACGGCAAGGCGAACATTATGGCTGCTGATCGGCTTCCTTGCGCTCGGGCTCGGCGCATTGGGAGCTGTCCTGCCTGTTCTTCCCACGACCCCGTTGGTCATCCTCGCAGCTTTTGCCTTCGGCAAGAGTTCGCCGGACCTGCAGGCACGACTTGAGTCCACCCGGCTTTTCGGGCCGGCCATCGCTGACTGGCGTGCCCACGGCGCGATCGCTCCGCGCTACAAGACGATGGCGATCGTCATGATGGCGGCCGTCTTCGCGGTGAGCCTTGGCATGTCCGTCGCGGTCACTGTCCTGATCGTCCAGGCGGTCTGCCTGACCGGTGCCGCGGTCTTCATCCTGAGCCGTCCAAGCCCGCAACTCCGTGTTGAAAGGCAGCCGGTGGTCTACTCGGACGGGGATACCCGGTAG